The Candidatus Polarisedimenticolaceae bacterium nucleotide sequence GCTGGGTGACGATCGACAACCGCTCGGGGGCGAGCTTCGAGAACGCCACCTTGAAGCTCGTCGCGGGGGACGTGCGGCGCGTGACGCCGGAGCGGATGTACGAGGACGCCGTGCGGATGCAGGCCGCCCCGACGATGGCGAAGGCCCAGCGGTTCGAGGAGGAGGCGTTCTTCGAGTACCACCTCTACACCCTCGACCGCCCCTCCACGATCAAGAACAACCAGACGAAGCAGATCACGCTCCTTCAGGCGAGCTCGGTTCCGCTGGTCAAGAAGCTCCTCCTCGTCGGCCAGCCCTGGTTCTACCGGAACCAGGGGGGGACGCTCACGCAGAACGAGAAGGTCGCCGTCGTCCTCGAGATGAAGAACGCGAAGGAGACGGGGCTCGGAATGCCCCTCCCCAAGGGGACGGTGCGGGTCTACAAGAAGGACCGCTCCGGCGCCGAGCAGTTCGTCGGCGAGGATTCGATCGATCACACCCCGAAGGACGAGACGGTCCGCCTGCACGTCGGCGACGCGTTCGACGTGGTCGCCGACCGGACCCAGACGGAGTGGCGCGCGATCAGCCCGCGTCAGAGCGAGTCGGCGTATTCGATCTCGATCCGCAACCGCAAGGAGGAGAACGTCGTCGTCACCGTGCGCGAGCCGGTCGGCGGCGACTGGACCCTGCTCTCCTCCTCGATTCCCGGAACGAAGGTCGACGCCGGGACCGTCGAGTTCCAGGTCCCTGTGCCGAAGGGGCAGGAGGTGAAGCTCACGTACCGGGTCCGGGTGAGCTGGTAGTTCCGCCGACTTTCAGAACCGAAATCGACGGGCGTCCGACGGACGCCCACCTTGTCCTCATGCTCCCGCAGGCCTTCGTCCTCGCCGCGCTCTCCGTGTACGTGCCGCCGGAGGAGGTGGCCCGCGTCGCGCCCGTCGTCGTCGAGGGGACGGTCGAGCGGACCGCCTCGGGGCTCGATCCCGAGACGGGTCGGCTCGCGACCTACGTCACCCTCTCCGTCGGACGGGTCCTGCGCGGCCCGAGGACATGGAGCACGGTCGTCCTGCGCGAGCCGGGCGGCCGCTTCGGCGACCTCGAGCACGCCCTCGACGCCGTCCCCGTGTACGTCGCCGGAGAGAGGGTCGTCGCCTTCCTCGAGGCGGCCCCCGACGGCGCCCTGCGGACCGCCCATCGGTTCTTCGGGAAGTTCTCCTTCGTCGACGACGCCCTCGAGCGCGATCTCTCCGGCCAGGGGCTGATCCTGCGAGCCCCGGCCGAGGCGGAGCGTTTCTCCGCCCACGATCTCGTCGCGACGGTCGAGACGAACCCCTACCGGCCGGGCGGGATGCCGCGTCTTCCTCTCCCGGTTCCTCCGGAGCTCGACCGCGTCCTGTGGGACCCCTCGACGGAGCGCCTCGCGCCGTCGGGCGTTGCCAACGGCAGCGGCGGCGCCCTCGATCTCGCCGCCTCCCCGAACGGGACCGGCGGGATCGGTCTCGATTTCGCCCCCCTCAACGCCTCGACGCCGGTGCGGTGGAACGAGTCGGACTCGGGGAGCGCGGTCGTGGTGAACATCGAGCCCGCGCGCAACCCTCTCGCGAACGCCGCGTCGGCGGTGAGCGAGATGAAACGCGCGATGACGGCGTGGACGAACGTCCCCGAAGCGCGCGTCGTCCTCCAGTCGGGGAATGAGAGCTACAACTTCACCGGCGCCAACGCGCAGGGCCCCGCGGACGCCTACCCGCCGACGAACATCATC carries:
- a CDS encoding DUF4139 domain-containing protein → MRSPALIACALAAVAAAHAQNLPDSTSIDRTGVSVTVYNQNLGLVRETRTLKVDRAGVSFLRFMDVPQLINPRTVHLKSLTAGADLDILEQNYEYDLISPEKLMEKYVGREVEVVEQAEDLTTRVSKGTLLSVNGGPIYRIGDRIVLGLTGKVTLPELPKDLVASPTLVWTVNAAKAGARTVEASYLTDGLNWAADYVAVVDADDKLADLTGWVTIDNRSGASFENATLKLVAGDVRRVTPERMYEDAVRMQAAPTMAKAQRFEEEAFFEYHLYTLDRPSTIKNNQTKQITLLQASSVPLVKKLLLVGQPWFYRNQGGTLTQNEKVAVVLEMKNAKETGLGMPLPKGTVRVYKKDRSGAEQFVGEDSIDHTPKDETVRLHVGDAFDVVADRTQTEWRAISPRQSESAYSISIRNRKEENVVVTVREPVGGDWTLLSSSIPGTKVDAGTVEFQVPVPKGQEVKLTYRVRVSW
- a CDS encoding matrixin family metalloprotease — encoded protein: MLPQAFVLAALSVYVPPEEVARVAPVVVEGTVERTASGLDPETGRLATYVTLSVGRVLRGPRTWSTVVLREPGGRFGDLEHALDAVPVYVAGERVVAFLEAAPDGALRTAHRFFGKFSFVDDALERDLSGQGLILRAPAEAERFSAHDLVATVETNPYRPGGMPRLPLPVPPELDRVLWDPSTERLAPSGVANGSGGALDLAASPNGTGGIGLDFAPLNASTPVRWNESDSGSAVVVNIEPARNPLANAASAVSEMKRAMTAWTNVPEARVVLQSGNESYNFTGANAQGPADAYPPTNIILFGDPYSDITDPSGCSGTLAIGGYWNSGSAGTTVNNVTFRPALRLYVIFNNNFECFLGIADNLAEVATHELGHGLGYGHSAVADAVMRSSAYGGGRGPRLGNDDIDGAHCHYPHA